The genomic region AAGGAATTCCCATGCCATATCCTTCCGGATTATTTTGCATATTCATTTTACCCTCCTTTTTTTAATTTATTTAAACGGATTATCTTCATTCTTTTCGTTTACTTCTCAAGTAAAATACAATAAATACAATAAAAAGAAGCAAGATTGTCCACACACCCCAACCCATACCCCAACCCATACCCCAAGAATAGCCGTGCATCATTTTATTTATTTTTAGTGGTTAAATTAATTGTTCGCATGAAATGTTATAAAATTTGTTTAGGATTTAAGTTCCGATATAGTATAACTCGTGTTATTTAACGCATCCTTTAAAGTATCTATTTTTATTGCTTCTGAGGAGGTTACTTCCAATTCATTATTCTCCAAGTCAACTTTAACGGATGTTATTCCCTGAACAGCGGATAATTTATTTTTAACTGTTGCAGCGCATCCTCCGCAACTCATACCACTAACATGGTATGTATTTGTAATTAATATTTGCATGTTTTTTTATTTTTTAAAAAAAATATTAAGTATTTATTTCTTTTTGTTAGTAGTTAACATACTTACTGATTTTTCAATTTTATCAATATCATTATTCATTTTGGTTTTGAAAGTTTTCCAATTGGCTTTTCTTTCTACTTTATA from Bacteroidia bacterium harbors:
- a CDS encoding heavy metal-associated domain-containing protein, whose amino-acid sequence is MQILITNTYHVSGMSCGGCAATVKNKLSAVQGITSVKVDLENNELEVTSSEAIKIDTLKDALNNTSYTISELKS